Below is a window of Drosophila miranda strain MSH22 chromosome 3, D.miranda_PacBio2.1, whole genome shotgun sequence DNA.
GCCACCTCATCGCCACATTCCGGTGACTCCTGGATGAactacagcagcaacagcagcgatGACTTCTCCGGCCTGTCCGAGCAGATCAAGGCCGTGGCCAGCGGTCGACAGACATGTAAGGATGAGACAATCTTCCAATGTTGCCAGATGTTTAACAGTTCATTTCTTTCACAGGCAACAACAGCTCTGACGATGCCAGTTCCGACTATGAGGGCAGCGTCATTGGATCCACAGAGGCCATGTTTAAGCGCTACAAATCGTTCGATGCGGCATCAGCAGGCACCGGGACTGAGCCAACCTCTCCTCCACACACTGCCGGTAACTCGAGTGTCTCCAACGGCGGCACCGTCAGGTCTCTGGTTTCACCCGCCTCCTCCAGCGCCTCGTCCCTCAAATCGGTAAAGGGAGCTGTCAAGCGTCTGCGCTGCAAAGACGACGACGAACACTATGCTGCCCACGATGACTGCGACTCCAGGGAGGCCAAAAAGTCTACGATCACCTCGACACCCGTCTCCACCGTCTCGTCGCCCGCAAAGACGGCCCCGCAGCGCAGCTGTGAGAACATTGCGAACTCCATGATGGCAGGCATACTCTTGGATTCACTGGAGCGTCGttccagtggcagtggcagtgggagtgccggtgccggtgctgaGGGGgagaacaacaacagcggTGGCATTGAGCCGCAACAGCGTAATTCTGCACTGCTTCAGCATGGCTCCAAGTCGCTGGACATGTCGGCGCCACCCACAGACGACTCGCAGTGCTTTGTGGACGTTCGCCTCATTGACTTTGCTCACACAGCGTTTGTGCCACGCAATGGCAGCATGCTACCCACTCCGCCCGTGGCCCCCGTTCACCATGGACCCGACGGCGGCTTTCTCACCGGCCTGGACAGCCTCAATCGACTGCTCAACGAGATACTGGCAGAGGACAGGATCTAGACAGAGTTCGGGGAAAAGAAGTGAAAAGAAACAGGGAGTGGAAACTAGAGCGGAGAAAGGAACACAAGTTAAAAGTACAATTTAATTTCAAAATACCTAAATTGTTGTAGCAACATGTGTTAAATTATAAAACAAAATCAACTAATCTTTAGAAATTCGAAATGTGATTCAAAAGAAACCTATTTAACCAGATATAGCCCCCCAAAATGAATGGAACCTCTTTTAACCTTTAACCAAGCATAACCTtaagagcagagcagagattGGAATAGATTTGGTCCCCCTTGATTTTTTAAAGCATTTGCCAGCAAAGAACCCAACACACtacaaaaatgaaaaaaaaaaaccataaaaAACGCTTCCAAAAGTAgatgaaatgtttatagattGATAGATTGATTGAATGTTCGTGCTTTCTGCATTTCCAGATCAGAATTAAGCTTAAAAGTGTTCGATAGAACTGAATATGATTTAACCGTTTGTGAGAATTCTTTATGAATATACACCTATATATGTATTGTATTTTAAGAGTGATTAAGGGGCATGCGGATCATGCGTTTTTGTAACTAGCTTTCACAATACAATGCAAAATGACAAACCAACAAGAGTGTAAGGAACAGTATTTCGTTATACGAGAATGTATCTATTATATGCTTTAAACCGATTTCCTTTTTCCAATGGTAGTGACAGTGTTTTAAAGTGAAGGAGTTCATCTATTAAAATAACCACAATCACAATATATAAGTTAATTAAAAGAATCGCTATTAATATATAAATCCTGCAAATATTACTATTACTTATTGTGTAACTAGAGaattaaatgaaaaataaTTCATGTATATTTTCACTTAAGCACGTTTACAAATTACAAATGTTCTACGGATTTACGTTTAAATAATAAAGAAATATTCGAAAAATTAAATCTAGCAAACGCTTTTTTCAAATATCGATAGACACTATCTTGGGCACACTCTTTGTCATTTCTTAGCCCCTTGTTGCGATATATCGATAAGTCAGCTAGGAAACCCTATCGTCACATTGATCATCTCTAGACAACTGTGTGTActttattaattttatttttctgATATTTTCTCCGAAGTTCACAGGGGGAAGGGTGTTATTACAGTTACAGTTGCATTTAGAGCTTTTTGTGCCTAATTCCTATTCATTTTATTTTGCCCAGTAAGCCGAAGAACTTTCAAAACATAAACATTCTTATGTAATTGTTCAGGGATAGGTTAAACTTGCAAATTACACGAAGAATCTAATTGATTTGGTTTAAATTCCAGCAAAGGCACAGCAAACAATGGGCGGACATCACGGAGAACCCTACAAGGTGCCAAATCCATCGATCTACAAGGTGGAAAACGTACCACAGCTGGTGGAAGTGAAAGAAGCTCTGGCTCGCCAGGGATTGAGTGATCCATGGCTGAGGTAATTGCATTCAATTGCGATGTATTTGCTGTCCTATTTGATATTAATTGTTTGGATTCTTTTAGGAATGAAGCCTGGCGCTACGAGAAGAAGGCCTTCGGCACCCACAGATCTCGTCTGAACGCCTTTCTCTTCCGCGGTCTCGGCGTTGGCTTTTGCGCCTTTCTTGCGACCATCGCCGTCGAGTACGGTCTGGGCATTGGCAAGGGCCAGGGCGGCCATGGGCACGGTCACGACGACAAAGGCCACCATTAGTGAAATTAAATAAACATGTGTTACACTCTGAATTAATTTTATTCGCAGTTCATACTGTCGATTAACTCCAAACTAAAACAAGCCTCCAATCAATTGATCCTTGGCTTTAATTCCTCGTAGCACGAGCGCAAGAAAATTTGTGGCTTCTTTCCTGGATTGAAGTACTCATGGCCCTTTGACCAATCGTATCCAACCGCGTAAGCGAATATTTGGCCATTCGAATTGAATCCGCACTTGGTTATAGACTGATCCATGGCATCGCTAGACTTGAGCTTAGTACGGGCGTCCTTATCCCAGAAGCTGAATGTGCCATCAGAGCCGACTGTGACCAGAGTGCCATGCACCGGATGGAATGCTATGTCGTTTACGGCGTAAATGTCCTGGAAGCCAGAGCTGCTTGTGGAGCGATGACACTTGAACGTGAAGTTATCTTTGGGATTAGCCGGATTCACGTATTGGATGGCCACGCGACCCTCAATACTGCCCAAAGCGTATCCAGTGGGCTCTTTTTTCTTATCCCTAAAAATCGATATGGTGCGATGCTGATATTTCAATGGACTCTCCTGCCGCTTGTACTCGCTAGGAGTGTTCTGCAGCGAGTATATGATTAGGCCCCGCGATGCAGTGCCCACAACGGCCATGGGATACTCCACATCCGCACAATAGCAGCGTTCAGGTAAGTTAATTGCCATCATTGGGTTGGGCGATCGGGTATCCCAAAACTATTTAACAAAGGAATTAGGTTTTAGTGTATTGGAGCTGAAGGAATGGCAGAGGCTTACCTTCAATGTTTTATCCCAGGATCCGGTCATCAGACACGTGTAGTTCGGCCCCTTTACCATGTGACATGTTTTTACTGGCCCATCGTGAGCCGCCACTTGCATTACTTGATCCGATCCCAAGTCCCAGAGCTTTACTTGCTTATCGCAGGACGCCATAAACACTTTCGTACCATCGTCAGACCAGCACACATCGAGCACTGGTCCGCCCATTGATTTGATCGATTTTGGCACTGTTGCTCCATTCTGTTCCACCTCCCAACAACGTACGCTGCTGTCCCAGCTGCCGGCAATCAGGAAGTTTTTGGAAGGCAATGTGCTTGGGCTGAACTCCAATGCCGAAACAGAGTCGTCGGGCGGCGATGCCACCTCGAAATCGTTCATGCGATTCGATGATTGTGTGGCCCCAAACATGATTTTATTCTTTAAATGTCGCAAAATTGTtgagtttttgttgttttcgtCGAGAATGTTGTATTGTGTATTGCTTAAAGATGAGAGCAGATTAGAGATGCTAAATATATATCAATACATCGATAATATATATGTGGGTAATATTTTTTAGACTGGCGAAATTATTATTGTGTGGATTTTTTTTATCATCTATTATCAATTGGGAGATAGTTTACGCTATTTTTGTGCTGTTTCACGTCGCGAGATAAGATGTGCCGACTTTTATTTCTACTTATCGACGCACAGGTTAGCTTCACAAAATTATCGGTATTTTTGTGCGATAAGCGGAACCTATCGGCgttttattttgaaaataacAATACTGTAGCCGAGTTTGATTGGCATTTGATAAAAATCATGGTTTTCAGTCACAAAATCATCTAGATACAATAGTATACAGTAGAGGAACCTGCCTCTGGTGAACTGGTGAATTCAAATGAAAGTAGTTTGCAAAATGTTAACATCAATGAAACGGTATGCCAACATTCTAACTCCTACCTAAACCCGGTTGCACTCTTGTATAGAGTGCCAATCATTTTCCTTGGAAAATAAATATCAGGAATGCTCTTCTGAGTAAAATAAGACACAGGCATTCCGCGCATAGCGGATccaatcgattggcaggactgtCCCGATCACGAAAAGACATGTCAGACAGATCGGCCATACAGAAATAGACATGTATCTTAATTATttgcaaaagcaaaagttcAGTTCGTTATATCTCGACAAAACGGTGAAGGACCTACTTAATGGTGCCGGTTTTTGCccaatttaatgatgtaatgGGGTTTGATTTATTTAGAAATTATGGCAAAATCATAGGCCGTGCTGCGAATACCCTATTTTATTTACAGTCACGTCACACCAGCTATATGGCTGGTAAATATAGCCAGATCGAGTGTAAATCGTTTCTTTATAAAAGTGCATCTGAGGACTCGGGCTTTACAGCTGCCTCTGTTCACCTGTTTCTGTTTATATCGCCGAGTATTACTGTATCGAATGATAAAGCCACATATGAAAGTGGTTTAAGTTACTTTTGTATTGCATCATCCCTCAGTAGAGGAAGGGCTGCATCATCTTAATGAAACTCGAAGAATACGTTTAATTCTGCACCACTGTTAAATATTTTAGGGATGTTCTTGGACGATTCTAAAAAGAGTTATAAATCACTAAAAAGAATCCCACATAAAAGCGAATGATATAAACGCTTTATCTTTATATACTGAGGCATCGTATCCTGTTTATACCGCCTATTAGTACCAGTAGATAAGCCCGGAATGAAATGATGTTGTCAGTGCGGAAGTTAGGTCCGATGGGTAGATCTGGTACGTTGGGAACCCCATATTTATTAAGCAGACTTTAAATATAGTATAACAAAAACAATTCAGTGTATATTATACCGCATACCTGTCCACACATTAAAAAGGTAAACACAGTTTTTCGGGTACTACACTTTGTTGCTTTGTATTCAGCTGTCACCTGTGTAAAAAAAAATCCCCCAGAATTGATATTCGGCACTCAATTTCCAAGGGCAAATTTTAGTAAGAGCGAAATTCATTTATATAATCATCatattgatattgataaaATCACATACATACGTGTTTAGGTACTTATTTACACGGGGTGATTTTTCCAGTGACAAAGAAAATAGGTCATTGAGATTAAGAGCGGGGGATTGCTTGAAAACCACAAACATCAGCCTCGCATCGCAGTGAGTAAGATATTAATTCTAAGAAGTTATGAATGGGAATAAGACAACTAAGTATAACAGAGTACGAGCAATGCCCCCGCCGAAGAAAACTATATTATTTGCACAGTTGCTGGGAAGTTTACCCAGCGCTTCAATGCTATCGGTTGGGGGACTTTTCCGAAACAAAAATATCCTTGTCTGCTTCTTTGAAACGTTCGTTGGAATGAAAAATAGAGAGGGGAACTcgtataattttttttttatattcatattttAGTTTATTTAATCAGATTATTCATTCTTGGAATGAAGCAAAATCTTTTTTCATTATGGGGTATGCTACGGCTATAAAAGTAGCTCTATTCAATGTGCACTTAATCATTAACTACTTGGCGTATAATACTTTACAATGCTGAGTGTTATGTTTGTAGCAGTCGGAAGTTGCATAAGATAAGACTAATGACTACAGTCGGTAGGAACCATTTAGTACAGAGGCAAGAAACAATTACATTATTAGTCTTTGGCCAGGTTGACTTTGACAGCTCCCtgtctcctctcctcctaGGTTCATATGCTCACATTGATGGCATTCTTGATCACAATATTCCCGGCCACGCCATTCACGATCATGAGATTGCTGTCGATCTCAATACCCATCGATGGCGTCTGCTTGGGCGTCTCCTTGGATTTGGGGGTGCGGGTACGCTTGCTGGGCTTCTTTCCGCTGCTTTCGAGATCCAGAGATTTCACCACCTTCAAGAGGCCGTTGCAGCCTGTGTAGTCGACGCTCTGCTGCTGGGAATCACTGCCCAAGTAGATGCGTCCGTCATTCCCCGTATACTTGATGGACCCACTATTGCTCTGGATTTTCAATCTGGTGGCGTTGCCGATGACCTGAAGATAGCCCGTGTTGCTGACAATCCTTATCCGGTTGCAATTGCCGATGATACGCAAATCCCGGGTATTATTTTCGATGCGGTACTCCTTGCAGTTGCCCACCAGATCCTTGCTGATATAGCTGGCACCCTCTTGTGGCGAAGGGCTCCTCTTGCCATTGCCACTCTTGGGCTTATTCGGTGCTTTATGCTGCtctttgttgcacttcgagcAGTCGTCATCGTCATACGAATCACTGGCCGAATCAGCCTCTATCACACGCACGCCCATTTTGTGTGAATTACCTCAGTTTTCGTCGTTTCTTTCCACTGCTAATCACCCAGGCAAAAATCACCGCTGCTGTAGTCCGGTTAGCAGTTGCTCattctctgtctctttctctttctctacTCGTATATCTCTCTGTGTGTATGGTTGTGTGGTGCTCAGTTCGGGTCGCTCACGGCCTACGGCTCTCTGGAAATGGCTGCTAGGTGATGAGCAATCGGACGGTGGTCCCCGGCTTTGGTTTGTTAAGGTTATAATATCCAattgtgttttttgttgctaATAGCGTTCAGCGATGCGCGTTGATAATGATCGGGTAACGTCTGCTTCCGCAAGGGGAACTCCCGCTGTTTTGTATTTGAGTTCACTTTCGCGACGCGACTGGGTGCCAGATGTTGACTGAATGTTAGCTTGTGGGCTTTTGAACGATATCAGTGCCCGACGACCGCTTTTATACCGGCCCGATCGTCTCTGGCAGCCGTATCGGggcttttttattttcaccCGATGGCTGACTCGAAGAACACTTAGAAGGCATCATCAAGGCAATACATATTTCGGGTGCTTCGTCTTTTGGGGAGCCCTCTGATAGGTCTATAATACCTATTGGAAGTGATTAATACTCACCTGCGGACGCTTTGGAATGGGTTCACGAAAATGATTACCTTATTCATATTACCTGTGCTCTATGCGGTGCATAGAAAAAACACCTATTGCTTAGTAATTTTAGCGACTATCAGCTGATAAAACGCAACCAAAAATGTGTGGGGTTTTTTTCAACTTCTCTTATCGTTTGTTAAGTCTGTTGATTCCAGTATCGGTCATAAATTTTGTCAGCAACAGTCGCATAATTAGAACACCTGAACGACAAAAGGTAATAGCCCTAGATTAGACGATAAAGTTGTCCGCAGGGAAAGATTCCGatctatgtacatatgatATGATATGCATTTGTAAGTATAGTCCGAAGTGTTAGTTGCCAGGCAAGATAGTTTCACTGTAGCTTCCATtactatgtatgtacatatgtacatactcgtacatgcATATTTATCGAAGGCATTCGCTTCCCACTCGCAATAATATTCGCACCAGAAATGAATTAACATTTCCAGACAAAGTTCAATTTACCGCTTGCTTGCGCTCAgtattctctctccctctctctctctctctctttcgagTCGCTTCTCCAGATCTCTCTGCTTCGAGACCGGCTGTTCATTTATGCGTTTCAAGTTCAGATTAAACGTTTCATTTCGATTTCAGTCGCCCGGCGAGCCGGATCGGAGCAGAACCTGAAAATGCGTATCAGACGTAGCATCGGATCGAATATGAAATTTAGCGTAAACATTTGTGCGAATGTTTGTTTATTGGGGGGAAAGCACCGCAACGCAATGGGGCCATATAGCGGCAATCGACGAGGCCACTTGAAATGCCctgcataataaataaaaggGTTGGACCACAATAATACGAGGGGGTTGCGTCAACTGGTACTTTTTTGTGGTGCACTTTTCCGAGTGCAGTTGTTGACAAATCCATTATCTTTTTAGAAAAGTTATTAAATGATTTATTTTGCCTGTTCATCAATTTTAAGGCCGTAAACGGGGACTTTTCTGGAGTTATCTCAGTCACACTCGACAAAAGCCAAAGtcgaaataaaaaataatgaaacgAAACATTATTAAGTACAAATTTCTCAATTCTATATCAGCTACTACGTGTTCTATAATATCAGATAGCCCGCGGTTCCAGCAGCTCTCTTACATCACAAAACTATCAGAAAGAATAATGAAATGGTTCGACCGAAAGAAAAACCCCCCCACGACCTATCATAGACACCTGCAGCCGCTATCTAGCACGCGTCTGGTGGCAGACGCTCGCTCCCTCACGGATGGAACGGCGCAAAAATCACCAATGCCAAACAATTGTATCTGTTGTTTAGATCATTAACCGAACGAAcctttgtttgttgtttttgagGATCTAAAACAACATTATTGTGTCGTTTGCCAACAGACATCTGATAAGTTGTGAACATTTTTAACACGTTATTTCGCAAAATATGGGAAATAGTAATTGCTCGAtgaatatgtatatgcatattTGTTGTGTGGAACCGGTAGGATGACCTCATCAATTTCAAATGCCCGCCAAAGTGCGCACAAAATAAAGCTGCGAACATATGTTCGCTTGCCATTCGCCTGCTTGCGATAAGTATACCATCCCTATTAAATTTTGTTGTGAGCTTTTTATTGTGAAACGCTCGAAATTTCATTtgtaaatatatacaaaaccCGCGTTCAATGGAGGAAGACGCTATTGCAAATCAGCCGGGTAAGCGTAAGGATTTCATATATGAACAGTATTCTTAACCAACTTACTATCAGATCGCAGGATGGAGTCGAATTCAAGTGTTTTGGCAATTGGGGACGAGACCAGCGAACCTTCAGAAAGAGTAACCGGTCTTACGCACAACGAGTACACATTTAAGGAAGAATTCCAGATCCGTTTGCAGAAGTTACTACTTCCAGATGCTCCTCACCTGGCAACTAGAGCTGATCACGATAAAGTCGAAAGATTTGTGGGATCAGTTGTTGAGAAAAATGGTAAACAATACTATGAATTCGGTCTACAGAACTCTAGACATCAGCATGTCATATCGGGACCAACGTTCGACCCAAAAAGTGTTACATTATTAGTAAAGAATCGGATCAGTAAAAAGCACTGGGTAAATGAATCAGTGATTGAGTCTAAAATGCGATGGCCAGAGGTACAAAAAATAGTTATGGATTGTTTAAATGAGCAAGACAATCGTATATATAATTATTTACGTTATTTGCTAGAAAATCGTAAGCGGTAAAACATTTGTATACGTTATATATGATGTGTTTTAAGTGCATGTACCTAAATAAATGTTTAATACAAAATCGCCCTTTAGCTTCCTATTATTGTTTACATATGCGGCCTCTAATGCGCATTAGAATGTACCTAACGTCACTCAGAAATTAGTCGGTAGATAATATCCAATGCTACAAAAGTAAACCATTGAGCAGTATTTCAAGAAACTTTTACAGAAACTACTACTGCCAGCCGCAAAGGAAAATTTGGTGGAAAGGTTTGCAACAAGATAAGTCAAGAAAATGGGAAGCTTTGTTATGAGTTCGGTCCAGACAATTTCAAACCAGGAAGTATCATAGAAGGATTCACGGTTGACGACAAAGAAGTTAGAAGAACACTGGATTAATGACAGCGTGATTGAGTCTGAAatgccgtggaaaccaggtcAATAGTTTCAGAGAATTTATGCAGCAAAATCGTATATAAATTTATTATAATATTGTATTGGTCGCTTGTGAAAATCATGTTAAATTGTATAGAGTTTTGAAACAAGGAGTGAGGTAACGCTTAGTTATAAAAGACAACAATTTTGGCTTTAAAACTTCCGCCCTAATGTGCCTTCAAATAAGTGCCATTCCACGTAAATGAAGTTAAAAAGCACCATATAGTAGCACCATTCCCATCACTAACATTAAAAGCTTctttttgttgtgaaatattttgTATGATTTCGAGCTACCACTAAACAACCCGACCATTTAAAAGGTTGGCCCTCAGTGCTTATTGCCTAATTGTTGCACAGATATTCATAAATAAAGCATATATTGTAGTAAACAACAAACCCAAAGCAATGGAAGTCGAAACAAACAACAGTGCCAGTAATGACTCCATCGATCAAATTGAGTCATCCCAAGGTCCAGTGCTGAATATTTCTGGGAGACGTCGAGACACTCCTCGCAttagggggaaaaagaagaCGGCTGATGCTAAAGATGCAGGGCATGGACAGCCCAAAATCAGCCCTAGAACATTTCCAACGATCCTAAGTAGAATTCTGTTGAAATGTAGCTCTCCACCACCACTGCCCCCAAGCGATCCGTACAAAGTCGACTACACACAGAAGCTGTgtttcctgtgtgtaaaaaaACCAGTCGAACGGAAGCGCTTATACCATATGTTCCTGTCGACGTCTACGCCTCTAGGCAACGACTTTGAGAAAGTGAATTCTATGTACAGGAATAAAGCAGACTTCAAAATTGACCACCAATTCAGCGTGGGCACAATATGTGCAGGATCACTGTACCGCAGAGTTCAGAAACACTTTTCCGATGCTTCGTGGAACAAGCAAGGGAATGTTTTTGAAATGGAAATGATTGGAGAGTGTGACGCCTATGGGGTTCAAAATAAAGTGTATCAGATGCACAGTGAGGAAGTGGAAAAACTATTTAATTACATAAAGTACTTGAGCATTACAAAGAGCTGAACCAAAACTGTCTTTAAATATCTGAGCTGTGATTGTTTTTTACATCTTTATTAAAACTCGTCTTTAAACATACTTGTAGTATGGGTTGTTTCTTGGTTAAAGCAACTTCCTATAACTAATCTTAAATTGTGTGAACCCATAGTGGCTCAGTAGCTGTTCTAGTATGTATCCGTTTGTTACAAAAAACACTGCGCCCTGCAGTCCAATCCAGTTGAAGCTGTTCCAGGTTTTGAACTCCAGCAGATACGCGGGGAGCAGCCACAGCGCCTGGGCCAGCAGCCAAAGGACCAACAGGAATATGGATCGGCTCCACGACAGGAGTTTGAAGTTGTTCAGGCACAGGGGCAGGATCGCCAAGTACCAGATGAAGTATTGTGAGGTCACCACGGAGTTGTAGGTAACGCTTACAAAGGCCACGGTGAAGATGCAAAACGGCAGCGTCTGACGAAACTGGCCAAAGCTCAAGCTCAGGTAGAGAATGAGGCAAAACTGCGGAGCTACTAACAGCAGCTTCGTCAGCAACGCAGATTCCTCAACTGTTGCCGCGCTGCCCAGATATTGAAGCAAGAACTGCAGTGAGAAGTTGTGACGTGAGTCCTTGCGCACAAAGTGGTAGAGGTAGGCTTCGTAGATGTATTGCCAGCCATAGAGTGAATAGAAAGTCCACGTGAAGGCCACTAGACTGAGAAGTGTGCCTAGGACCAGGCAGAACTGTTGCTTGTTGGGGCGCATGATTTGGCGCAGGAAATCGAACGGCGTTCGCGTTAGACGTGATGACAAAGACAGATAGTAGGCCAGACTAAATAGCAAAGGGTATAGTCGTAAATGGATAACTAGTCCGTGGGCCAGTCCGGCGGCAAAGATGAGCCAATGCTTGTGCGACGATTTGTGTTCCGATCGAATCAGCAGATAGATGGTCAAGATCACAAAAAAGCTTGAAAAGCAGTCTCCGCTCCCGCGTGTGGATATTACTGCCGTCAGCGGATTGTAGAGCCAGCAGCATGCGGAGACGCGAGCGATGTTTTCTGGGTGACTTCGTTCGTCCAGCGCATCGAGGGACTGGTCTGGTTCATGGGGCCTGTTGAACTTGCTGAGCAGATGCTGCACGGTCTTCTGGTACTGACTCTTGATCTCCATGTGCACCAGGTGATAAATAAGAGTAGCAATGAGCAAATCGAAAGTCGCGTAGAGTAGTTTTCCGCACGCCGGGTGTACCAATATGTTTAGTGTCTGAAGATATGCCATTATAGGGCTGTAA
It encodes the following:
- the LOC108160487 gene encoding NADH dehydrogenase [ubiquinone] 1 beta subcomplex subunit 3 yields the protein MGGHHGEPYKVPNPSIYKVENVPQLVEVKEALARQGLSDPWLRNEAWRYEKKAFGTHRSRLNAFLFRGLGVGFCAFLATIAVEYGLGIGKGQGGHGHGHDDKGHH
- the LOC108160486 gene encoding mRNA export factor, with the translated sequence MFGATQSSNRMNDFEVASPPDDSVSALEFSPSTLPSKNFLIAGSWDSSVRCWEVEQNGATVPKSIKSMGGPVLDVCWSDDGTKVFMASCDKQVKLWDLGSDQVMQVAAHDGPVKTCHMVKGPNYTCLMTGSWDKTLKFWDTRSPNPMMAINLPERCYCADVEYPMAVVGTASRGLIIYSLQNTPSEYKRQESPLKYQHRTISIFRDKKKEPTGYALGSIEGRVAIQYVNPANPKDNFTFKCHRSTSSSGFQDIYAVNDIAFHPVHGTLVTVGSDGTFSFWDKDARTKLKSSDAMDQSITKCGFNSNGQIFAYAVGYDWSKGHEYFNPGKKPQIFLRSCYEELKPRIN
- the LOC117187942 gene encoding uncharacterized protein LOC117187942 yields the protein MGVRVIEADSASDSYDDDDCSKCNKEQHKAPNKPKSGNGKRSPSPQEGASYISKDLVGNCKEYRIENNTRDLRIIGNCNRIRIVSNTGYLQVIGNATRLKIQSNSGSIKYTGNDGRIYLGSDSQQQSVDYTGCNGLLKVVKSLDLESSGKKPSKRTRTPKSKETPKQTPSMGIEIDSNLMIVNGVAGNIVIKNAINVSI
- the LOC117187940 gene encoding GPI mannosyltransferase 1-like; translation: MLRTKVASTGWQRFGRQILHISFRTHLLISALIRLVLICYGQIHDSKSAVPYTDIDYKVVTDGARQVLAGDTPFARHTYRYSPIMAYLQTLNILVHPACGKLLYATFDLLIATLIYHLVHMEIKSQYQKTVQHLLSKFNRPHEPDQSLDALDERSHPENIARVSACCWLYNPLTAVISTRGSGDCFSSFFVILTIYLLIRSEHKSSHKHWLIFAAGLAHGLVIHLRLYPLLFSLAYYLSLSSRLTRTPFDFLRQIMRPNKQQFCLVLGTLLSLVAFTWTFYSLYGWQYIYEAYLYHFVRKDSRHNFSLQFLLQYLGSAATVEESALLTKLLLVAPQFCLILYLSLSFGQFRQTLPFCIFTVAFVSVTYNSVVTSQYFIWYLAILPLCLNNFKLLSWSRSIFLLVLWLLAQALWLLPAYLLEFKTWNSFNWIGLQGAVFFVTNGYILEQLLSHYGFTQFKISYRKLL